In Capsicum annuum cultivar UCD-10X-F1 chromosome 11, UCD10Xv1.1, whole genome shotgun sequence, one genomic interval encodes:
- the LOC107871029 gene encoding putative disease resistance RPP13-like protein 1 produces the protein MAEIALAVGSAVGGAFLNVLFERLASRVELLKKNKHDGGLLKKLGNTLVGLQIVLSDAENKQASNQHVRQWLNKLQSAVDSAENLMEQVHYEALKLHVEGQHQNLAETCNQQVGDLNLSLSHDVFLKIKEKLEDAFETLEDLERQISRVGLQKYFDSGKKLEIRTLSTSVVDESEIFGREIEIERLIDCLLSNDAKGKNLTVVPIVGMGGLGKTTLAKAAYNDKMVTDHFELKAWTCVSEPYDVLRISKELLQEIDSFDSKYDNNLDRQQVKLKEKLNGKRFLIVLDDMWNENYEKWDELRSLFVQGAAGSKIIVTTRKENVARTMGSGVVNVGTLSSEASWALFKRHSLDNRDPKEHPKLEEVGKQIAVKCKGLPLALKAIAGILRCKSEVDEWKDILRSEIWEQTLNDILPALMLSYNDLPAHLKQCFAFCAIYPKDYQFCKEQVIHLWIANGLVQPLHSGRQYFDELRSRSLFERAPESSERYGEKFLMHDLVNDLAQTASSKLCVRLEECQGFHMLEQCQHMSYSMGRGGDFEKLKPLSKSEKLRTLLPINTQGLCCPKLSERVLPKLSKRVLYNILPSLRSLRALSLSGYGIVEMPNDLFIKLKLLRFLDLSWTEIIKLPDSICALYNLTTLLLSSCRYLEELPLQIEKLVNLRHLDISNTFHLKMPLHLSKLKSLQVFVGAKFLLGGLRMEDLGQLHNLYGSLSILELQNVVDNREALKAKMRKKEHVEKLSLKWSRSIADNSQTERDILDELRPHSNIKKLRISGYRGTQFPNWLADPSFLKLLVRLSLSKCKDCFSLPALGQLPSLKSLSIRGMHRITEVTEEFYGSLSSEKPFNSLEELEFAQMPEWKQWHVLGIGEFPALQDLSIKDCPKLLGKLPENLCSLTKLRISTCPELNLETPIQLSSLKRFEVDNSPKAGVVFDEAEVFTSQLEGMKQIARLYLTDCNSLTSLPTSTLPSTLKTISIVDCRKLKLEAPDSSKMNSNMFLEELTLVGCDSISSTELVPRARHLTVWSCQNLARFLIPNGTERVHIALCENLEILLVACGTQMTPLHIIYCKKLKRLPEGMQELLPSLKELRLYGCPEIEAFPDGGLPFNLQLLRIEHCKKLVNGRKEWRLQRLPSLRELEIYHDGSDEEIVGGENWELPCSIQSLTTGNLKTLSSQVLKSLNSLESLDIRNLPQIQSLLEQGLPSFLYALTIKDCFNLQSLPESALPSSLSELTIENCPYLQSLPVKGMPSSLSKLSIDECPLLEPLLEFDKGEYWPEIANISSIYSDWVYL, from the coding sequence ATGGCCGAGATTGCCTTAGCAGTTGGTAGTGCAGTTGGTGGTGCATTTCTGAATGTTCTATTTGAAAGGCTTGCTAGTCGGGTTGAGCTGCTCAAGAAGAATAAGCATGATGGTGGGCTTTTAAAGAAGCTGGGGAACACTTTGGTTGGTCTTCAGATTGTGCTGAGTGATGCGGAGAATAAGCAGGCATCAAATCAACATGTGAGACAGTGGCTTAATAAGCTTCAGAGTGCTGTGGACTCTGCTGAAAACTTAATGGAACAAGTCCATTATGAGGCTTTGAAGCTTCATGTGGAAGGCCAACATCAAAATCTTGCAGAAACATGTAACCAGCAAGTAGGTGACCTCAACCTGAGCTTGAGTCATGatgtttttcttaaaataaaggAGAAGTTGGAAGACGCCTTTGAAACATTGGAGGATTTGGAAAGGCAAATCAGTCGCGTTGGCTTACAGAAGTATTTCGATTCGGGTAAGAAACTAGAAATTAGAACACTGTCAACTTCTGTGGTTGATGAATCTGAAATCTTTGGTAGGGAGATTGAAATAGAGCGATTGATTGACTGTTTATTGTCTAATGATGCGAAAGGAAAAAATCTGACTGTTGTCCCTATTGTTGGAATGGGGGGCCTGGGCAAGACAACACTTGCTAAAGCAGCCTACAACGATAAGATGGTGACAGATCATTTTGAATTGAAAGCTTGGACCTGTGTGTCTGAGCCATATGATGTTTTGAGAATATCAAAAGAGTTACTTCAAGAAATTGATTCATTTGACTCAAAGTATGACAATAATCTTGATCGGCAACAAGTCAAATTGAAGGAAAAACTAAATGGAAAAAGGTTTCTCATTGTTCTGGATGATATGTGGAATGAAAACTACGAAAAGTGGGATGAGTTGAGAAGTCTTTTTGTACAAGGAGCTGCAGGAAGTAAGATCATTGTAACTACACGTAAGGAGAATGTTGCCCGGACGATGGGTAGTGGGGTAGTCAACGTGGGGACTCTGTCTAGTGAAGCCTCTTGGGCTTTATTCAAACGACATTCTCTAGATAACAGGGATCCCAAGGAACATCCAAAACTTGAGGAGGTTGGAAAACAAATTGCAGTCAAGTGCAAAGGATTGCCTTTAGCTCTAAAGGCAATTGCAGGTATTTTACGCTGCAAATCAGAGGTGGATGAGTGGAAAGACATTTTAAGAAGTGAAATATGGGAACAGACTTTGAATGATATACTACCAGCGTTGATGTTGAGCTACAATGATCTTCCTGCACATTTGAAGCAATGTTTTGCTTTTTGTGCTATATATCCCAAAGATTATCAGTTTTGCAAAGAGCAAGTTATTCACCTGTGGATTGCTAATGGTCTTGTACAACCATTGCATTCTGGTAGACAATACTTTGACGAGTTGAGATCAAGATCATTGTTCGAAAGGGCCCCAGAGTCTTCTGAAAGATATGGAGAGAAATTCTTAATGCATGACCTTGTCAATGATTTGGCCCAAACTGCATCTTCAAAACTTTGTGTCAGGTTGGAAGAGTGCCAAGGATTTCATATGCTGGAACAATGTCAGCATATGTCGTATTCAATGGGGAGAGGTGGTGACTTTGAGAAATTGAAACCGCTCTCTAAGTCAGAGAAGCTGAGGACATTACTTCCAATCAATACCCAGGGCCTTTGCTGTCCTAAGCTAAGCGAGAGGGTCCTGCCTAAGCTAAGCAAGAGGGTCCTGTATAACATACTGCCAAGTCTAAGATCCTTAAGGGCATTATCATTGTCAGGTTATGGGATTGTGGAGATGCCAAATGACTTGTTTATCAAATTAAAGCTCTTGAGATTTTTGGACCTTTCTTGGACAGAGATTATAAAGTTGCCCGATTCTATCTGTGCATTGTATAACTTGACGACACTTCTCCTGTCATCCTGTAGATATCTTGAGGAGTTACCGCTGCAGATAGAAAAGCTAGTCAACTTGCGGCACCTTGACATAAGCAACACTTTTCACTTGAAGATGCCGCTACATCTGAGCAAGTTGAAAAGCCTCCAAGTGTTCGTGGGAGCCAAGTTTCTTCTAGGTGGTTTGAGAATGGAAGATTTGGGTCAACTGCATAACTTGTACGGATCTCTATCAATTCTAGAGTTGCAAAATGTGGTTGATAATAGGGAAGCTCTGAAGGCAAAGATGAGGAAAAAGGAACATGTTGAGAAGTTATCTTTGAAGTGGAGTAGAAGTATTGCCGACAATTCACAAACTGAAAGAGACATACTTGATGAGCTACGCCCGCACTCAAATATAAAAAAACTCCGAATCTCCGGATATAGAGGGACACAATTTCCAAATTGGCTAGCTGATCCTTCGTTTCTTAAGCTGCTAGTACGATTGTCTCTTAGCAAATGCAAGGACTGTTTTTCCTTGCCAGCACTAGGACAACTTCCTTCTTTGAAATCCCTTTCCATTAGAGGGATGCATCGAATAACAGAGGTTACGGAAGAATTCTATGGTAGTCTGTCCTCCGAAAAGCCTTTTAACTCTCTTGAGGAGCTTGAATTTGCACAGATGCCTGAGTGGAAGCAGTGGCACGTACTAGGGATCGGAGAGTTTCCTGCACTTCAGGACCTTTCCATTAAAGATTGCCCCAAGTTGTTGGGGAAGTTGCCTGAAAATCTTTGTTCTCTGACGAAATTGAGAATCTCAACATGTCCTGAACTCAATTTGGAGACACCCATCCAACTTTCAAGTCTTAAAAGGTTTGAAGTTGATAATTCTCCTAAGGCTGGAGTTGTCTTTGATGAAGCTGAAGTGTTTACATCCCAACTTGAGGGAATGAAGCAGATTGCTAGATTATATCTTACTGATTGCAACTCTCTTACCTCCTTGCCTACTAGCACTCTGCCGAGTACGTTGAAGACAATAAGCATAGTTGATTGCCGGAAATTGAAATTGGAGGCACCAGATAGCAGTAAGATGAATTCTAACATGTTTCTGGAGGAATTGACACTGGTTGGATGTGATTCTATATCATCAACTGAGTTGGTCCCAAGAGCACGCCATTTGACTGTATGGTCTTGCCAAAACCTTGCTAGGTTTTTGATTCCTAATGGGACTGAAAGAGTCCATATTGCGTTGTGTGAGAATCTTGAAATACTTTTGGTGGCATGTGGGACCCAGATGACGCCATTGCATATTATCTATTGCAAAAAGCTGAAGCGGCTGCCAGAAGGTATGCAGGAACTCCTTCCATCTCTTAAGGAACTGCGACTGTATGGTTGTCCAGAAATAGAGGCCTTTCCTGATGGAGGATTGCCCTTCAATTTACAACTCCTTAGGATCGAACATTGCAAGAAACTGGTGAACGGCCGAAAGGAGTGGCGTTTACAGAGACTCCCCTCTCTCAGAGAGTTGGAGATCTACCACGATGGCAGTGACGAAGAGATTGTTGGTGGTGAGAACTGGGAGTTGCCTTGCTCCATTCAAAGTCTTACCACAGGCAATCTGAAAACATTAAGCAGCCAAGTTCTCAAAAGCCTCAACTCTCTTGAATCTCTAGATATTCGTAATTTACCACAAATTCAGTCGCTGCTGGAACAAGGGCTTCCCTCCTTCCTATATGCGCTGACCATCAAGGATTGCTTTAATCTCCAATCCCTTCCAGAATCAGCGCTTCCCTCCTCCCTCTCTGAGCTGACCATCGAGAATTGCCCTTATCTTCAATCCCTTCCAGTAAAAGGGATGCCCTCTTCCCTCTCTAAACTATCTATTGACGAATGCCCATTGCTCGAACCACTCCTAGAATTTGACAAGGGGGAGTACTGGCCAGAAATTGCTAATATCTCCTCCATATATAGTGATTGGGTGTATTTGTAA